A stretch of Brachyhypopomus gauderio isolate BG-103 chromosome 3, BGAUD_0.2, whole genome shotgun sequence DNA encodes these proteins:
- the cep131 gene encoding centrosomal protein of 131 kDa isoform X2 — translation MHTTRSPTSIQVGGAGEAQDLSLSGSQLSIGRRPSSASLGKHFCRSISVSVAGDGRGKRNTLYDAGVGSSRAIKNLRRSNSTTQVNQQVNVSLSEGQTEDFMALFDSSTDGRRKLASLTKASPDRTTWNILDDQPRPFPLSSSAHSSSSVDSPTGLRKRDAAVSLAANFTANNRSNKGAVGNSVTTILHNNHSEKPLTPKSSNQKPCFNNIIKATVNDEGTQEGASLTKSQKNFSSTSSGSNNNTSISQSPHSPRATCRREVTEEEAERFIQQVSHAAVTIQRWFRRHANRRRGGEAALRQLLASERKEREQRQEEERAAEPQKKKLEDRKRIREEKARLARLTAVRELQQRKAQRAAQVQKTAEEEVDTVLHAGKVGRLTLPQSLPPSPTAAKDKNTDGADGAVLRVESPAVSTRRGSQCSQEILQRSVSMEDQRQGASSSRAHSKTTLHDLLDSLKLLEEEPESLRETKSYRKDKYAWIDEGGTSTSLTTDNVERHGQLSQTPALPDGGALLSEAKLQSIMSFLDEMEKSEQERPRSVTSGSHREALLSEEEMAGVDQASATAAEVTGSMMRLKLELEEKRRTVSMLQTALTQQKELTLRHVKETEKELTHNFQLQKQQYEATIQRHLTFIDQLIDDKKALSERCEGVVTELKQVDQKYTKKINQMQEQHELEIKKLKELMSATEKIRREKWIDEKTKKIKEITVKGLEPEIQKLISKHKQELKKLRVLHEAELLQADERAAQRYVRQAEELRQQLEKERDEQGQRERELAKQRYEKQLAEEENTLQQQRRRLYKEVAEEKERLAQLAARQRAELEELRTQLETNSSLASRTLREEMEKSREDQERRHQVEMKALRERLEIEKQTWEENYIKKEEAWLLSRERELKEEVRRGRDKEIELAIKRLEEETTGAREECERAADNRVKRVREKYEAELQELERTERVALDKQQEMKRRQSEMEGELLHLHTLLRQKEQEISEVTQSRDKLAEERRSLAEVIRQEFAERLVATEEENQRMKVEVAEVRARLRLEVERLSREKEEELAEVHQRVKSAILKKEETVNSLRKQHEAALKRADHLEALLEQQRKQLLGK, via the exons ATGCACACCACCCGCAGTCCCACATCCATCCAGGTGGGTGGTGCTGGAGAGGCTCAGGACCTGAGCCTGAGTGGATCACAGCTGTCCATTGGCCGCAGACCCAGCAGTGCGTCCCTGGGCAAACACTTTTGCCGCTCCATATCTGTGTCTGTGGCCGGTGATGGCCGTGGCAAGCGTAATACGCTG TATGACGCTGGCGTTGGGAGTTCCCGTGCCATTAAGAACCTGCGCAGGTCCAACAGCACCACACAGGTGAACCAGCAGGTCAACGTGAGTCTCAG TGAGGGGCAAACGGAAGACTTCATGGCTCTGTTTGACAGCAGTACGGATGGGAGACGAAAGCTAGCTAGCCTCACCAAGGCCTCTCCAGACCGTACCACGTGGAACATTCTG gacgACCAGCCGCGCCCCTTCCCCCTGTCCTCCAGTGCCCATAGCTCCAGCAGTGTGGACTCTCCTACAGGACTGAGGAAGAGAGATGCTGCCGTCTCTCTGGCTGCCAACTTCACCGCTAACAACAG GAGCAATAAAGGTGCGGTGGGCAACTCTGTGACCACCATCCTGCACAACAACCACTCAGAGAAGCCCCTCACACCCAAGAGCTCCAATCAGAAACCCTGCTTCAA TAACATAATCAAGGCTACAGTGAATGATGAGGGCACTCAGGAGGGTGCCTCCCTCACTAAGTCACAGAAGAACTTCTCCTCCACTTCATCTGGCTCCAACAACAACACATCCATCTCACAGAGCCCCCACAGCCCACGTGCCACCTGCAGACGGGAGGTCACCGAGGAGGAGGCTGAAAG GTTCATCCAGCAGGTCAGCCATGCAGCAGTCACCATCCAGCGCTGGTTCCGTCGCCATGCCAACCGGAGGAGAGGCGGTGAGGCTGCCCTGCGGCAGCTGCTCGCGTCCGAAAGAAAA GAGAGGGAGCAGCGTCAGGAAGAAGAGAGGGCAGCAGAACCACAGAAGAAGAAGTTGGAGGACAGGAAACGCATTAGAGAAGAGAAGGCCCGTCTGGCCCGGCTCACTGCCGTCAGG GAGCTGCAGCAGAGGAAGGCCCAGCGTGCTGCACAGGTGCAGAAAACAGCAGAAGAAGAGGTGGACACCGTGTTGCATGCTGGGAAGGTGGGGCGCCTGACCCTCCCCCAGAGTTTACCCCCGTCCCCTACAGCAGCCAAAGACAAGAACACAG atggagcagatggagctgTCCTGAGGGTGGAGTCTCCGGCAGTGTCGACAAGAAGAGGCTCGCAGTGTTCTCAG GAGATTTTACAGAGGTCTGTAAGCATGGAGGACCAGCGTCAAGGGGCGTCATCGAGCAGAGCTCATTCCAAAACCACCCTCCATGACCTGCTCGACTCGCTCAAGCTCTTGGAGGAGGAGCCAGAGAGCCTGAGGGAGACCAAGAGCTACAGGAAGGATAAATACGCCTGGATCGACGAG GGcggcacctccacctccctcaccacAGATAACGTGGAGCGGCACGGGCAGCTGAGCCAGACCCCTGCCCTGCCAGACGGGGGCGCTCTGCTGTCTGAGGCCAAGCTGCAGAGCATCATGAGCTTCCTGGATGAGATGGAGAAGTCGGAGCAGGAGAGGCCACGCTCCGTCACTTCTGGATCACACCGGGAG gcaCTGCTCTCTGAGGAGGAGATGGCTGGAGTTGATCAGGCGTCCGCTACTGCTGCTGAGGTCACTGGCTCCATGATGAGACTTAAACTGGAGCTGGAGGAGAAAAGACGCACAGTCAGCATGCTACAGACTgctctg ACCCAGCAGAAAGAGCTCACCCTCCGCCATGTGAAGGAGACTGAGAAGGAGCTCACTCACAACTTCCAGCTGCAGAAACAACAGTACGAGGCCACCATCCAAAGGCACCTCACTTTCATAGACCAg CTGATCGATGATAAGAAGGCCTTGAGTGAGCGTTGTGAAGGTGTGGTGACTGAGCTCAAACAGGTGGACCAGAAATACACAAAGAAGATCAACCAGATGCAGGAGCAGCATGAGCTG GAGATTAAGAAGCTGAAAGAGCTGATGAGTGCTACAGAAAAGATCCGCAGAGAGAAATGGATCGACGAGAAGACCAAGAAGATCAAGGAGATCACTGTCAAAG GCCTGGAGCCGGAGATCCAGAAGCTCATCTCCAAGCACAAGCAAGAGCTGAAGAAGCTGCGTGTGCTCCACGAGGCGGAGCTCCTGCAGGCGGACGAGCGGGCCGCGCAGCGCTACGTCCGCCAGGCCGAGGAGCTCCGTCAGCagctggagaaggagagggacgagcagggccagagagagagggagctcgCCAagcagag gtatgAAAAGCAGCTAGCGGAAGAAGAGAACACCCTGCAGCAACAGAGACGGCGGCTGTATAAGGAGGTGGCTGAAGAAAAGGAACGTCTCGCTCAGCTAGCGGCAAG GCAGCGTGCAGAGCTGGAGGAGTTGAGGACTCAGCTGGAGACCAACAGCTCTCTGGCCAGCCGCACACtgagggaggagatggagaagagCCGCGAGGACCAGGAGAGGCGCCACCAG gTCGAAATGAAAGCCCTGCGGGAACGCCTGGAGATTGAGAAACAGACATGGGAGGAAAATTACATTAaaaaagag GAAGCGTGGCTGCTAAGCCGAGAGCGAGAGCTGAAAGAGGAAGTGCGTCGAGGGCGGGACAAAGAGATCGAGCTGGCCATTAAGAGGCTGGAAGAAGAAACGACCGGAGCCAGGGAAGAATGTGAGAGAGCCGCTGATAAtcg CGTGAAGCGCGTGAGGGAGAAGTACGAGGCCGAGCTGCAGGAGTTGGAGAGGACTGAACGGGTGGCGCTGGACAAGCAGCAGGAGATGAAGAGGAGGCagagtgagatggagggagagctGCTCCATCTGCACACACTCCTCAGACAGAAGGAGCAGGAAATTTCCGAAGTCACCCAG AGCCGAGACAAGCTGGCGGAGGAAAGGCGGAGCCTCGCTGAGGTCATCCGGCAGGAGTTCGCCGAGCGCCTGGTTGCGACCGAAGAGGAGAACCAGaggatgaaggtggaggtggcAGAGGTGCGCGCCCGACTACGCCTGGAGGTGGAGCGGCTGAGcagggagaaggaggaggagctggcgGAGGTTCACCAGCG GGTAAAGTCAGCCATTTTGAAGAAGGAGGAAACCGTAAACAGCTTACGGAAGCAGCATGAG GCTGCACTGAAGAGAGCAGATCACCTGGAGGCACTGTTGGAACAGCAGCGAAAACAGCTGTTAGGGAAATGA
- the cep131 gene encoding centrosomal protein of 131 kDa isoform X1, protein MHTTRSPTSIQVGGAGEAQDLSLSGSQLSIGRRPSSASLGKHFCRSISVSVAGDGRGKRNTLYDAGVGSSRAIKNLRRSNSTTQVNQQVNVSLSEGQTEDFMALFDSSTDGRRKLASLTKASPDRTTWNILDDQPRPFPLSSSAHSSSSVDSPTGLRKRDAAVSLAANFTANNRSNKGAVGNSVTTILHNNHSEKPLTPKSSNQKPCFNNIIKATVNDEGTQEGASLTKSQKNFSSTSSGSNNNTSISQSPHSPRATCRREVTEEEAERFIQQVSHAAVTIQRWFRRHANRRRGGEAALRQLLASERKEREQRQEEERAAEPQKKKLEDRKRIREEKARLARLTAVRELQQRKAQRAAQVQKTAEEEVDTVLHAGKVGRLTLPQSLPPSPTAAKDKNTDGADGAVLRVESPAVSTRRGSQCSQEILQRSVSMEDQRQGASSSRAHSKTTLHDLLDSLKLLEEEPESLRETKSYRKDKYAWIDEGGTSTSLTTDNVERHGQLSQTPALPDGGALLSEAKLQSIMSFLDEMEKSEQERPRSVTSGSHREALLSEEEMAGVDQASATAAEVTGSMMRLKLELEEKRRTVSMLQTALTQQKELTLRHVKETEKELTHNFQLQKQQYEATIQRHLTFIDQLIDDKKALSERCEGVVTELKQVDQKYTKKINQMQEQHELVWQILGPLCEEIKKLKELMSATEKIRREKWIDEKTKKIKEITVKGLEPEIQKLISKHKQELKKLRVLHEAELLQADERAAQRYVRQAEELRQQLEKERDEQGQRERELAKQRYEKQLAEEENTLQQQRRRLYKEVAEEKERLAQLAARQRAELEELRTQLETNSSLASRTLREEMEKSREDQERRHQVEMKALRERLEIEKQTWEENYIKKEEAWLLSRERELKEEVRRGRDKEIELAIKRLEEETTGAREECERAADNRVKRVREKYEAELQELERTERVALDKQQEMKRRQSEMEGELLHLHTLLRQKEQEISEVTQSRDKLAEERRSLAEVIRQEFAERLVATEEENQRMKVEVAEVRARLRLEVERLSREKEEELAEVHQRVKSAILKKEETVNSLRKQHEAALKRADHLEALLEQQRKQLLGK, encoded by the exons ATGCACACCACCCGCAGTCCCACATCCATCCAGGTGGGTGGTGCTGGAGAGGCTCAGGACCTGAGCCTGAGTGGATCACAGCTGTCCATTGGCCGCAGACCCAGCAGTGCGTCCCTGGGCAAACACTTTTGCCGCTCCATATCTGTGTCTGTGGCCGGTGATGGCCGTGGCAAGCGTAATACGCTG TATGACGCTGGCGTTGGGAGTTCCCGTGCCATTAAGAACCTGCGCAGGTCCAACAGCACCACACAGGTGAACCAGCAGGTCAACGTGAGTCTCAG TGAGGGGCAAACGGAAGACTTCATGGCTCTGTTTGACAGCAGTACGGATGGGAGACGAAAGCTAGCTAGCCTCACCAAGGCCTCTCCAGACCGTACCACGTGGAACATTCTG gacgACCAGCCGCGCCCCTTCCCCCTGTCCTCCAGTGCCCATAGCTCCAGCAGTGTGGACTCTCCTACAGGACTGAGGAAGAGAGATGCTGCCGTCTCTCTGGCTGCCAACTTCACCGCTAACAACAG GAGCAATAAAGGTGCGGTGGGCAACTCTGTGACCACCATCCTGCACAACAACCACTCAGAGAAGCCCCTCACACCCAAGAGCTCCAATCAGAAACCCTGCTTCAA TAACATAATCAAGGCTACAGTGAATGATGAGGGCACTCAGGAGGGTGCCTCCCTCACTAAGTCACAGAAGAACTTCTCCTCCACTTCATCTGGCTCCAACAACAACACATCCATCTCACAGAGCCCCCACAGCCCACGTGCCACCTGCAGACGGGAGGTCACCGAGGAGGAGGCTGAAAG GTTCATCCAGCAGGTCAGCCATGCAGCAGTCACCATCCAGCGCTGGTTCCGTCGCCATGCCAACCGGAGGAGAGGCGGTGAGGCTGCCCTGCGGCAGCTGCTCGCGTCCGAAAGAAAA GAGAGGGAGCAGCGTCAGGAAGAAGAGAGGGCAGCAGAACCACAGAAGAAGAAGTTGGAGGACAGGAAACGCATTAGAGAAGAGAAGGCCCGTCTGGCCCGGCTCACTGCCGTCAGG GAGCTGCAGCAGAGGAAGGCCCAGCGTGCTGCACAGGTGCAGAAAACAGCAGAAGAAGAGGTGGACACCGTGTTGCATGCTGGGAAGGTGGGGCGCCTGACCCTCCCCCAGAGTTTACCCCCGTCCCCTACAGCAGCCAAAGACAAGAACACAG atggagcagatggagctgTCCTGAGGGTGGAGTCTCCGGCAGTGTCGACAAGAAGAGGCTCGCAGTGTTCTCAG GAGATTTTACAGAGGTCTGTAAGCATGGAGGACCAGCGTCAAGGGGCGTCATCGAGCAGAGCTCATTCCAAAACCACCCTCCATGACCTGCTCGACTCGCTCAAGCTCTTGGAGGAGGAGCCAGAGAGCCTGAGGGAGACCAAGAGCTACAGGAAGGATAAATACGCCTGGATCGACGAG GGcggcacctccacctccctcaccacAGATAACGTGGAGCGGCACGGGCAGCTGAGCCAGACCCCTGCCCTGCCAGACGGGGGCGCTCTGCTGTCTGAGGCCAAGCTGCAGAGCATCATGAGCTTCCTGGATGAGATGGAGAAGTCGGAGCAGGAGAGGCCACGCTCCGTCACTTCTGGATCACACCGGGAG gcaCTGCTCTCTGAGGAGGAGATGGCTGGAGTTGATCAGGCGTCCGCTACTGCTGCTGAGGTCACTGGCTCCATGATGAGACTTAAACTGGAGCTGGAGGAGAAAAGACGCACAGTCAGCATGCTACAGACTgctctg ACCCAGCAGAAAGAGCTCACCCTCCGCCATGTGAAGGAGACTGAGAAGGAGCTCACTCACAACTTCCAGCTGCAGAAACAACAGTACGAGGCCACCATCCAAAGGCACCTCACTTTCATAGACCAg CTGATCGATGATAAGAAGGCCTTGAGTGAGCGTTGTGAAGGTGTGGTGACTGAGCTCAAACAGGTGGACCAGAAATACACAAAGAAGATCAACCAGATGCAGGAGCAGCATGAGCTG GTGTGGCAAATTCTGGGTCCCTTGTGTGAG GAGATTAAGAAGCTGAAAGAGCTGATGAGTGCTACAGAAAAGATCCGCAGAGAGAAATGGATCGACGAGAAGACCAAGAAGATCAAGGAGATCACTGTCAAAG GCCTGGAGCCGGAGATCCAGAAGCTCATCTCCAAGCACAAGCAAGAGCTGAAGAAGCTGCGTGTGCTCCACGAGGCGGAGCTCCTGCAGGCGGACGAGCGGGCCGCGCAGCGCTACGTCCGCCAGGCCGAGGAGCTCCGTCAGCagctggagaaggagagggacgagcagggccagagagagagggagctcgCCAagcagag gtatgAAAAGCAGCTAGCGGAAGAAGAGAACACCCTGCAGCAACAGAGACGGCGGCTGTATAAGGAGGTGGCTGAAGAAAAGGAACGTCTCGCTCAGCTAGCGGCAAG GCAGCGTGCAGAGCTGGAGGAGTTGAGGACTCAGCTGGAGACCAACAGCTCTCTGGCCAGCCGCACACtgagggaggagatggagaagagCCGCGAGGACCAGGAGAGGCGCCACCAG gTCGAAATGAAAGCCCTGCGGGAACGCCTGGAGATTGAGAAACAGACATGGGAGGAAAATTACATTAaaaaagag GAAGCGTGGCTGCTAAGCCGAGAGCGAGAGCTGAAAGAGGAAGTGCGTCGAGGGCGGGACAAAGAGATCGAGCTGGCCATTAAGAGGCTGGAAGAAGAAACGACCGGAGCCAGGGAAGAATGTGAGAGAGCCGCTGATAAtcg CGTGAAGCGCGTGAGGGAGAAGTACGAGGCCGAGCTGCAGGAGTTGGAGAGGACTGAACGGGTGGCGCTGGACAAGCAGCAGGAGATGAAGAGGAGGCagagtgagatggagggagagctGCTCCATCTGCACACACTCCTCAGACAGAAGGAGCAGGAAATTTCCGAAGTCACCCAG AGCCGAGACAAGCTGGCGGAGGAAAGGCGGAGCCTCGCTGAGGTCATCCGGCAGGAGTTCGCCGAGCGCCTGGTTGCGACCGAAGAGGAGAACCAGaggatgaaggtggaggtggcAGAGGTGCGCGCCCGACTACGCCTGGAGGTGGAGCGGCTGAGcagggagaaggaggaggagctggcgGAGGTTCACCAGCG GGTAAAGTCAGCCATTTTGAAGAAGGAGGAAACCGTAAACAGCTTACGGAAGCAGCATGAG GCTGCACTGAAGAGAGCAGATCACCTGGAGGCACTGTTGGAACAGCAGCGAAAACAGCTGTTAGGGAAATGA